Part of the Syntrophorhabdales bacterium genome, TGTTAAACCATGACAGCAGCGCGAGTATCATTGCTCCCGGCACAAAAAAGAGCAACGTGCCCCGGAGATCGGCCATTTGCATGGCGTATGTGACCAGCAAAGGCCCGAAAGCCATGCCGAAGTTTCCTCCTGCCTGAAACATGGACATGCCCGTCGCCATGCGGCTGCCAGTGAAATGATGCGTGATCTTGAAGCTCTCAGGATGGTACATAGCTATCCCCACACCGTTGAGCATGACAAAAACCAGTAATATGCCGTAAGAAGGAGAAATGCCTGTCAGGGAAAAACCGGCATAGGTTAACACCACAGAAAGAGGCAACAGCCAGTTGATCTGCACGCGATCGGAAAAATAGCCAAAACAAGGCTGAATAATGGATGAGGTGAGATTCGACACCATGATGACAGCGCCGATTTGTGTGTAGTTAAGGGAGAGCGCCGACTTGAAGAAGGGCATAATTGCGGGAAGAGCAGAGCCGTTGATGTCTATGAAAAGATGACTGGCGCTCAAGATAAGAATGAGCTTGAGATTCATTTTTGCGCTGCTCATTCGACTCTTCACACCGCCAGGTATTCCTGCTCTATCTCAGGTCTCGCCTGCAGTTCTGCAGGAGTGCCCTCAAATACCATCGCGCCCTTGTTAATCACGTACATGTAATCGGCGACGTCCATCGCCAGCGGCAGGTTCTGCTCGGCCAGCAATATGGAAGCGCCCTCTTTTCTCAGCTGTTTTATAACGCCACCGACCTCCTGGATGACCATGGGCGCTAATCCTTCCGATGGCTCGTCCATAAGGATGAGCTCAGGGTTGGAAACCAAGGCCCGCGCGATAGCAAGCATCTGCTGCTCGCCACCGCTTAATTGATTGCCCTTGTTGGACAGCCTCTTGCCCAGCACCGGAAAAAGGGAAAGAACACGCTCAATGTTCCAGGCTCCCTTCCTGCCGCGCTCTCCTGCTGCTATTGCAAGATTCTCCCTGACTGTCAGCGATGGAAATATCCGGCGGCCCTGTGGCACTAAGGCCAGTCCCCTTCGGGCTATCTCAAACGCCGTGAGTCCCCTGATCTCCTCGCCCCGGAAAAGAATCTTGCCCCGGCGCGCAGGCGTGAACCCCATTACCGAACGTATCGCGGTCGTCTTGCCCATACCATTACGGCCGACGACAGAGACTACGGATGACGAGGCAACCTTCAAGGAAAGGCCCTGCAGAACGTAGCTTTCCCCGTAGTAGGTATGGATATCTTCGACAGTAAGAATATCGCTCATGCCATGGTGCCCAGGTAGATTTCCTTTACGCGCGCATTGCCCCTTATTTCATCCGGCCTGCCGTCAGCCACGATAGCCCCTTGGTGGAGAACGATAATCCTTTCGGCCAGTGTGAAGGCGATCTGCATATCATGTTCGATGATAAGGAGCGTAACGTCTTTCAGCAAATGCTGAATCATGTTGACGAGCCAGACTGCCTCCGAGCGGGTCAACCCGGCGGTCGGTTCATCCAGGAGCAGAATTTTCGGTCCGCCTGCTATACCCAGCATCAGTTCGACCAGGCGCATCTCACCATGCGATAACGCCGTGATGGAAAAATCTCTTTTCTCCCACAGCTTCATTTCCTTCAGGAGCTTTTCAGCCTTTTTATAGAGGTGAGTATAGGAACGAAGCGGCCGCAGCATCTGGTAGGCGCAAGCGTCGTGCGCCTGAAGCGCAAGCAGCAGGTTCTCCATAAGGGTAAAAAAAGGAAAGAGATCTGTTACCTGGAATGTACGGGCCAGGCCAAGCCTCGTTCTGCGGTAACAGGGCATCCTGGTCACATCGCGTCCGAAGAGATGTACGGCACCTTCCGACACGGGCAGCTCCCCGCTGATGAGGTTAAAGAGCGTCGTCTTTCCGGCGCCGTTCGGGCCTATGATGACCACGCGCCGTTCCACGGCAGAGATGCTCAACGTGACATCTCTCGCAACCTGGAGCGCACCGAAATTCTTATAGACCTTATCCAGCTTCAGCGCTTCTGCCACGTGAGCCTCGCCTGCAGACCGGAAACAAAACCGGCGATTCCGCCTCTGAAAAAGAGCACAACGCAGATAAAGATAATACCCTCGATACCGAACCAATACATCGTGTAGCTGCTGATCCAGTATCTCAGTCCTGTGTACGCGAGCGAACCCCACAGTGGACCCCAGAACGAGCCCACACCGCCGATGAACATGATCATCAACGCGTCTCCGGACCAAAGCCAGTGCAGCTCGGCAGGATTGACGTAGCCATTGAAGTAGGCGAAAAGAGCACCCGCCACACCGGAAAAGACTGCGGAAAGCATGTAAGAGATATACTTGTAGAGAAAGGTGTTGTAACCGAGCGCCGTCATGCGGTGCTCGTTGTCCCTTATGCCCACGAGCGCATGGCCAAACGGCGAGTTGATAAGGAAGCGCATGCCACAGAAACAGATGGCAGCGACAGCGACGACAAAGTAGTAAAAGCCGGCGCTGCTGGTCGTTGACAGGGACGGGGCAAGGGAGGGACGGGCAATATCCTTTATGCCGTCATACCCGTACGTGATGGACTGCATCGGGTACATGGCTATGCACCATACCACGTGTCCGAAGGCAAAGGTCACGATCATAAAATAAAGACGTTTCACCCGGAGCGCTAATGCTCCGAAAAAGGCACTCAGCACAAGCACTGTGACAAGGCAGATGAGCCCGATCAGGTAGACATTTGTCACAAGCCCACGCGTGGTCAAGATTGCGACCACGTAGGCTGCCGAGCCCCAAAACATGCCCTGGCCCAGCGAGACGAGCCCTGTGTAGCCGGTGAGGAGGTTTGCGCTCGTTACGTAGACACTGTAAATCACGATGGAGGTTGCCAGAGTGACCGCGTAGTCCGGAAGCAGCGGGACCGCCAGCACAATCGCGGCGAAGATGACAGCGGCAAGGATCGATTTCCAACCGTACGACGCTCGCTCCATTTAACCCCTTTTCCCGAAGAGACCTTCGGGCTTTACCAGAAGCACTATCACAACCACGAGGTAGATTGTGAGCGACGCATAGCTCGGCCACAGCACCTTACCCAGGGTATCACTCAACCCCATCAGGAGGCAGGTGACCAGGCATCCGGTCAGGCTGCCTATACCACCGACGATGACTACGGCGAGAGCCAGCATGATAACTTCGATATCGAGACCGATGTGCAATCCCAGGATTGGTGATCCCACAAATCCTCCGAACCCTGCCAGGAAGGCTCCTAAACAGAAGACCATGGTGAAGACGAGTGGAATATTGATTCCCAAGCCGGTTGCCATTTCTTTGTCGTCCACTCCGGCACGTACGGTTGCCCCCCACAGCGTCCGCTCCTGAAACCAGTAGAGGCCTGCAAAAACAATCGCACCGATCACAATGATCGCCAGGCGGTATGCAGGATAGGGGTTACCGAGAATTCTGAACGACATGTCCAGGAAAGGTGGCGCCTGGACCCAGCGCGGCGTGCCTGTCCAGAGGAACAGGGAGAAGTCGCTGAGAATCAGGCTGAGGGCAAAGGTGAGCAGGATTGACTCGTGACCATGCAAGCCGTATACGCGGCGCATGAAGAAGCGCTCCGTGAGAAACCCGAGGAGGGCTCCGGCTGCAGCACCGGCCGCGATTCCCAAAAGAAAACTGTCAGTCGCTTCAAGTACGGTTAGGCCGACATAGCCTCCCACCATGAAATAAGCCCCGTGGGCGAGATTCACAATGCCCATCAGACCGAACATGAGGCTCAAGCCTGCGGCAAGGAGAAAGAGCAGCATACCGAAGGCGATTCCATTGAGAATCTGAGCAAAAGCTACGGGCAGTTCCACGGATTCCCGTCACCTGATCTTAATGTTCTGTGACACCGTTCATTAGAATCCATACTCCTTCCATCGCGACACCACGAGCTTGCGTATCTCCTCAGGCCAGGCGTGATCAAAATCAGCGATCCTCGGCGTATT contains:
- a CDS encoding ABC transporter ATP-binding protein encodes the protein MAEALKLDKVYKNFGALQVARDVTLSISAVERRVVIIGPNGAGKTTLFNLISGELPVSEGAVHLFGRDVTRMPCYRRTRLGLARTFQVTDLFPFFTLMENLLLALQAHDACAYQMLRPLRSYTHLYKKAEKLLKEMKLWEKRDFSITALSHGEMRLVELMLGIAGGPKILLLDEPTAGLTRSEAVWLVNMIQHLLKDVTLLIIEHDMQIAFTLAERIIVLHQGAIVADGRPDEIRGNARVKEIYLGTMA
- a CDS encoding branched-chain amino acid ABC transporter permease, which codes for MERASYGWKSILAAVIFAAIVLAVPLLPDYAVTLATSIVIYSVYVTSANLLTGYTGLVSLGQGMFWGSAAYVVAILTTRGLVTNVYLIGLICLVTVLVLSAFFGALALRVKRLYFMIVTFAFGHVVWCIAMYPMQSITYGYDGIKDIARPSLAPSLSTTSSAGFYYFVVAVAAICFCGMRFLINSPFGHALVGIRDNEHRMTALGYNTFLYKYISYMLSAVFSGVAGALFAYFNGYVNPAELHWLWSGDALMIMFIGGVGSFWGPLWGSLAYTGLRYWISSYTMYWFGIEGIIFICVVLFFRGGIAGFVSGLQARLTWQKR
- a CDS encoding ABC transporter ATP-binding protein, producing MSDILTVEDIHTYYGESYVLQGLSLKVASSSVVSVVGRNGMGKTTAIRSVMGFTPARRGKILFRGEEIRGLTAFEIARRGLALVPQGRRIFPSLTVRENLAIAAGERGRKGAWNIERVLSLFPVLGKRLSNKGNQLSGGEQQMLAIARALVSNPELILMDEPSEGLAPMVIQEVGGVIKQLRKEGASILLAEQNLPLAMDVADYMYVINKGAMVFEGTPAELQARPEIEQEYLAV
- a CDS encoding branched-chain amino acid ABC transporter permease, which encodes MELPVAFAQILNGIAFGMLLFLLAAGLSLMFGLMGIVNLAHGAYFMVGGYVGLTVLEATDSFLLGIAAGAAAGALLGFLTERFFMRRVYGLHGHESILLTFALSLILSDFSLFLWTGTPRWVQAPPFLDMSFRILGNPYPAYRLAIIVIGAIVFAGLYWFQERTLWGATVRAGVDDKEMATGLGINIPLVFTMVFCLGAFLAGFGGFVGSPILGLHIGLDIEVIMLALAVVIVGGIGSLTGCLVTCLLMGLSDTLGKVLWPSYASLTIYLVVVIVLLVKPEGLFGKRG